Proteins encoded in a region of the Chryseobacterium piperi genome:
- the fabD gene encoding ACP S-malonyltransferase: MKALVFPGQGSQFVGMGKELYDSRKDIKDLMESANEILGFDILSLMFNGTDDDLKKTEVTQPSIFIHSVAALKAVNGLGAEMVAGHSLGEFSALVANGVLSFDDGLKLVSERAKAMQEACDANPSSMAAILGLEDAKVEEICAQINGIVVPANYNCPGQLVISGETAAVEEACVKLKEAGAKRALLLPVNGAFHSPLMQPAQEKLAAAIEVTKFRKATIPVYQNITTTAVTNPDEIKKNLIAQLTGPVKWTQSVQNMIKDGASNFVEVGPGKTLQGLIKKIDSSVAVASAI; the protein is encoded by the coding sequence ATGAAAGCACTTGTATTTCCTGGGCAGGGTTCTCAATTCGTTGGGATGGGAAAAGAATTATATGATTCTCGAAAAGACATAAAGGATTTGATGGAATCTGCCAATGAAATTTTAGGTTTTGATATTTTGTCCCTTATGTTTAATGGGACGGATGATGATCTTAAGAAAACAGAGGTTACCCAACCTTCTATTTTTATACATTCAGTGGCTGCTTTGAAAGCAGTAAATGGTCTTGGAGCTGAAATGGTTGCAGGGCACTCTTTAGGAGAATTTTCAGCATTGGTGGCTAACGGTGTTTTATCTTTCGATGATGGGCTGAAGTTAGTATCCGAAAGAGCCAAAGCAATGCAAGAAGCTTGTGATGCCAATCCAAGCTCAATGGCAGCAATTTTAGGTCTTGAAGATGCTAAGGTTGAAGAGATTTGTGCTCAAATCAACGGAATTGTAGTTCCGGCAAACTATAACTGCCCTGGGCAATTAGTGATTTCCGGAGAAACAGCAGCTGTAGAAGAAGCTTGCGTAAAACTAAAAGAAGCTGGAGCTAAAAGAGCTTTATTGTTACCGGTTAATGGAGCATTTCATTCGCCTTTGATGCAGCCGGCACAAGAGAAACTGGCAGCGGCTATTGAGGTTACTAAATTCCGAAAAGCAACTATTCCGGTTTACCAGAATATTACAACAACAGCGGTTACCAATCCAGATGAAATTAAGAAAAATCTGATTGCACAGTTGACAGGTCCTGTAAAATGGACACAATCTGTTCAGAATATGATCAAAGATGGAGCTTCCAATTTCGTAGAAGTTGGACCTGGAAAAACATTACAAGGATTAATCAAAAAAATTGATAGTTCTGTAGCTGTAGCTTCTGCAATCTAA
- a CDS encoding GYDIA family GHMP kinase, giving the protein MGEIFSPGKLMLTSEYFAIDGALVLAVSTRLGQEFFFEESKDGRSLVYWEAYHQNQLWLKAVIDYHHWQILETNIQASAEFILKTLKNVQSLSETRFKSSSSYHLKTNLQFPADYGLGSSSTLMNNLAEWSGIDPFHLNNISLGGSGYDIAVAKEKSAILYQSKPEIQYEKINFNPEFKNELIFIHLNQKQNSREAISLYKSKIKSPYLIEEFSNLTRKILLCNELDNFSQLMTFHEQKISDFLEIPTVKEKIFTDCPVFVKSLGAWGGDFVMSTKFRGFRDYFWGKGFTTIFEWDDIINS; this is encoded by the coding sequence ATGGGCGAGATATTTTCACCGGGAAAGCTGATGCTTACTTCAGAATATTTCGCTATCGATGGAGCTCTTGTCTTAGCGGTATCTACCAGGCTGGGACAAGAGTTTTTCTTTGAAGAATCAAAAGATGGGCGATCTCTGGTTTACTGGGAAGCCTATCATCAAAATCAATTATGGCTGAAGGCTGTCATTGACTATCATCACTGGCAAATTTTGGAAACCAATATCCAGGCAAGTGCTGAATTTATTTTAAAAACTTTAAAAAACGTTCAGTCCCTTTCGGAGACCAGATTCAAATCCTCTTCTTCATATCATTTAAAAACAAATCTTCAGTTTCCTGCCGACTATGGACTTGGCAGTAGTTCTACCTTGATGAATAATCTGGCGGAATGGTCTGGAATAGATCCTTTTCATTTAAATAATATCAGTTTAGGAGGAAGTGGGTATGATATTGCTGTCGCAAAAGAAAAGTCAGCAATTCTCTATCAAAGCAAACCGGAAATTCAGTATGAAAAGATAAATTTTAATCCTGAATTCAAAAATGAATTGATTTTTATCCATTTAAACCAAAAGCAAAACAGTAGAGAAGCGATAAGTCTGTACAAGTCAAAAATAAAGTCTCCATATCTTATAGAAGAGTTTTCGAATCTTACAAGAAAAATTTTATTATGTAATGAATTGGATAATTTTTCGCAATTAATGACCTTTCATGAACAAAAAATCTCTGATTTTTTAGAAATTCCTACAGTTAAGGAAAAAATTTTCACTGACTGTCCAGTTTTTGTAAAAAGTTTGGGTGCCTGGGGTGGAGATTTTGTGATGAGTACCAAATTCAGGGGCTTTAGGGACTATTTTTGGGGAAAAGGTTTTACTACTATTTTCGAATGGGATGATATAATTAATTCATAA
- a CDS encoding LysM peptidoglycan-binding domain-containing protein, whose protein sequence is MIKRFFILSSLCMILGVSAQQSHTVIKGDNPYNIARKYGMTVDELLKLNPKFKDGKLAIGDVLTVKSDKTTATTSVSKAAIIEKAKSNAQVGKIVLQPKQTIYGITKQYRISETDLRKLNPELDSNMKIGDEITLPLDSIKKYGGDQQQVIATKPTEVPAEVSTKSTVTENAENYTIQPKDNYYRIAKQFGISQQELFALNPGLEEKGLKPGESIKVKKMGSAVVTEQVNSKTKMDSGNEKSSVSSSNGANEATDEYVTYTVQQGDTVFSIVNRYGISIDDLIALNPDLSHGLKTGMVLKIKKLDPAYVKKSGDALSVVLMLPFGYSTNETQYRSMAMDFLTGAKLAVERNARNGQKLDIKIVDSGNEASFRNSLTQINPNNTDLIIGPFFKSNVIDVLDFTKAQKIPVVAPFANSPELYNYSNLVIIETNDQAYADKIVDEVKAVYSDQKIYIVADSKKENANYIKNSLEKAVKNPNIIIVNSPADIKSDENLMTGQSAPVIAILASGDAAAGDAFSNKVIALSKEVQGIKAFSMYYAPSFEKKVDDLSQASLVYLMDRKINTDGSFEKEILAAYKSKYCKTPPKYAIIGFDVVNDMLTRENRRGEIFKQMNKVQTQLATKFEFVKSKANGAYVNTGYRVIRLVP, encoded by the coding sequence ATGATAAAGAGGTTTTTTATTCTATCCAGTTTATGTATGATTTTGGGTGTTTCCGCTCAGCAATCGCACACCGTAATAAAAGGTGACAATCCGTATAATATTGCTAGAAAATACGGCATGACTGTAGATGAATTGCTGAAACTCAATCCAAAGTTTAAAGATGGGAAGTTGGCAATTGGAGATGTTTTAACTGTGAAATCTGATAAAACGACTGCAACTACTTCAGTTTCCAAAGCAGCTATTATAGAAAAAGCTAAATCAAACGCACAAGTTGGAAAAATTGTTTTGCAGCCTAAACAAACTATTTATGGCATCACAAAACAATACCGTATTTCTGAAACCGATTTAAGAAAGCTTAATCCTGAACTGGATTCGAATATGAAAATCGGAGATGAAATTACGTTGCCTCTTGATAGCATTAAAAAATATGGTGGAGATCAGCAACAAGTAATTGCTACAAAGCCAACTGAAGTGCCGGCTGAAGTATCCACGAAGTCTACTGTTACAGAAAACGCGGAAAACTATACCATACAGCCGAAAGATAATTATTACAGAATTGCAAAACAATTCGGAATCAGCCAGCAGGAGCTTTTTGCTTTAAATCCTGGATTGGAAGAAAAAGGATTAAAACCTGGTGAGTCTATAAAAGTTAAGAAGATGGGATCTGCTGTGGTGACAGAGCAGGTTAATTCTAAAACGAAGATGGATTCCGGAAATGAAAAATCTTCTGTAAGTTCATCAAATGGGGCTAATGAAGCGACTGATGAATATGTAACGTATACTGTACAACAAGGAGATACGGTTTTCTCTATTGTTAACCGATATGGAATTTCTATTGATGACTTAATTGCTTTGAACCCGGATTTGTCACATGGTTTAAAAACAGGAATGGTTTTAAAAATCAAAAAACTGGATCCTGCTTATGTGAAGAAAAGTGGTGATGCGTTAAGTGTTGTATTGATGCTTCCTTTTGGATATAGCACTAATGAGACTCAATATAGATCAATGGCAATGGATTTCCTTACAGGAGCAAAATTAGCTGTTGAAAGAAATGCCAGAAATGGACAAAAACTAGATATTAAAATTGTTGACTCAGGAAATGAAGCTTCATTTAGAAACTCATTGACTCAAATCAACCCTAATAATACGGACCTTATCATTGGTCCATTCTTTAAGTCTAACGTTATTGATGTTTTAGACTTTACAAAAGCTCAGAAAATTCCGGTTGTGGCACCATTTGCCAATTCTCCGGAACTATATAACTACAGTAATCTGGTCATCATTGAAACCAATGATCAGGCATATGCAGATAAAATTGTAGACGAAGTAAAAGCGGTATATTCAGATCAAAAGATTTATATTGTTGCGGATAGCAAGAAAGAAAATGCCAATTACATTAAGAACAGTCTTGAGAAAGCAGTTAAAAATCCGAATATAATTATTGTTAATTCACCTGCAGATATCAAATCTGATGAAAATCTGATGACCGGTCAGTCTGCACCTGTGATTGCAATTTTAGCAAGTGGTGACGCTGCTGCAGGAGATGCTTTTTCAAATAAGGTTATTGCATTGTCAAAAGAAGTACAGGGTATTAAAGCGTTCAGTATGTACTATGCCCCAAGTTTTGAGAAAAAAGTGGATGACCTTAGTCAGGCAAGTTTAGTTTATCTGATGGATAGAAAGATAAATACTGATGGAAGCTTTGAAAAAGAAATTTTAGCGGCTTATAAAAGTAAGTACTGTAAGACTCCTCCAAAATATGCAATTATTGGGTTTGATGTAGTTAACGATATGTTGACAAGAGAAAACCGAAGAGGGGAGATCTTTAAGCAGATGAATAAAGTGCAGACTCAACTTGCTACGAAATTTGAATTTGTAAAATCTAAAGCAAACGGTGCCTATGTTAATACAGGGTACCGCGTAATCAGACTAGTCCCTTAG
- a CDS encoding type II 3-dehydroquinate dehydratase encodes MKVLIINGPNLNLLGTREPEIYGSISMEEYLEKLKSEFPSYELGYYQSNIEGELINRLQEDNFDAVVINPGAFTHYSYAIADCLKNIQKPKIEVHISNIYKREEFRQKSVTATYTDAVLSGFGLQGYRLALLSF; translated from the coding sequence ATGAAAGTTTTGATTATAAATGGGCCTAATCTTAATCTCTTAGGTACCAGGGAACCTGAAATTTACGGTTCTATATCGATGGAAGAGTATTTAGAAAAATTAAAATCTGAATTTCCTTCTTATGAATTGGGGTATTATCAATCTAATATTGAAGGTGAATTGATTAATAGGTTACAAGAAGATAATTTTGATGCTGTAGTAATTAACCCGGGAGCCTTTACACATTATTCTTATGCAATCGCTGACTGCTTAAAAAACATTCAGAAACCTAAAATAGAAGTGCACATCAGCAATATCTACAAAAGAGAAGAATTTCGCCAGAAGTCTGTGACAGCTACTTATACAGATGCAGTACTATCAGGGTTTGGATTACAAGGATACAGATTAGCATTGCTCAGTTTTTAA
- a CDS encoding helix-turn-helix domain-containing protein yields the protein MQKKEQIKKLKLELMDRYVAIMTFILAAYVIIFTFLTPDKIMSWYIALGLILLGGPYLFTRKRFSPDFLVHFFLISVPIYSFYIILAFWENSVACFSILLPIPLGAYIFFSKKEVLLYTLYVVLTIITISIVANNFNFNFPKHTQEEIKFNDTLLFISNISIVFLLIYYKDKIKRPEALDHPTPPDSLVLSKNENVSKVVIKTTPDPIDAEAFEKLFEKIETIMSQDMLFKDPKFNLSRLSVVLEVNSSYISKAIRYKGYPNFNTFLNNYRINYVKKLFTEIDFQKATLMYIYTESGFSNQSTFNRVFKQIEGITPSEYIQQNL from the coding sequence ATGCAAAAAAAAGAACAAATAAAAAAATTAAAGCTAGAGTTGATGGATAGATATGTTGCTATCATGACTTTCATATTAGCTGCTTATGTTATCATCTTTACATTTTTGACTCCAGACAAAATAATGTCATGGTATATAGCACTCGGTTTAATTCTTTTAGGTGGTCCTTATTTATTTACGCGAAAAAGATTTTCACCTGATTTCCTTGTACACTTCTTTCTAATTTCTGTTCCTATATATAGCTTTTATATTATACTAGCCTTTTGGGAAAACTCTGTAGCATGTTTTTCTATATTGCTACCCATTCCATTAGGTGCTTATATATTCTTTTCTAAAAAAGAAGTCTTATTATACACATTGTATGTTGTATTGACCATCATTACCATTAGCATAGTAGCCAACAATTTCAATTTCAATTTTCCTAAGCATACACAAGAAGAGATTAAATTTAATGATACGCTTCTCTTTATTTCAAATATTTCAATTGTCTTTTTATTGATTTATTATAAAGATAAAATTAAAAGACCGGAAGCATTAGACCACCCTACCCCACCAGATTCCCTTGTATTGTCCAAAAATGAAAATGTAAGTAAGGTGGTCATCAAAACAACACCTGATCCTATAGATGCTGAGGCCTTTGAAAAGTTATTTGAAAAAATAGAAACGATAATGAGCCAGGACATGCTTTTTAAAGATCCTAAGTTTAATCTTTCAAGACTAAGTGTAGTTTTAGAGGTTAACAGTTCTTATATTTCCAAAGCTATCCGCTATAAAGGGTATCCAAACTTCAATACCTTTCTTAATAATTATAGGATTAATTATGTGAAAAAATTATTCACAGAAATTGATTTCCAAAAAGCTACCTTAATGTACATTTATACTGAATCCGGCTTTTCAAATCAATCAACATTTAACAGAGTCTTTAAACAAATCGAAGGAATAACCCCGTCAGAATATATTCAACAGAATCTATAA
- the pckA gene encoding phosphoenolpyruvate carboxykinase (ATP), protein MKHAKIIQDLQKLGIKGNYEVIYNPSYEELYQAEVSPENQGFERAELTESGAVSVKTGIFTGRSPKDRYIVQDDVTRDTIFWDGKVNLPTTPEIFQSCKELVLDQLSSSKKIYVVDAFCGTNADTRLKVRFIVEVAWQAHFVTNMFIRPSHYELEHFGEPDFTVVNGSKTTNPNWEAQGLHSENFVMFNLTEKLQIIGGTWYGGEMKKGMFAMMNYYLPLKGMASMHCSANVGEEGDVALFFGLSGTGKTTLSADPKRYLIGDDEHGWDHNGVFNYEGGCYAKVIDLSEEKEPDIFRAIKRDALLENVVVNDGIADYTDGSITENTRVSYPIYHINKIVLPSKAGHAKKIVYLSADAFGVLPPVSILDENQAQYHFLCGYTSKLAGTERGITSPQPSFSPAFGEAFLTLHPTMYSKTLIGKMKEHGAKAYLVNTGWNGTGKRISLKDTRAIIDAIIDGSIEKAPKTKVPIMNLEIPTSLPNVSEGILDPRNTYNEVSEWEEKAKDLASRYIKNFEQYCNTEEGKKLIPSGPQLQEQTI, encoded by the coding sequence ATGAAACACGCTAAAATCATCCAGGATTTACAAAAATTAGGGATTAAAGGAAACTATGAAGTAATTTATAATCCTTCTTACGAAGAATTATATCAAGCCGAAGTTTCTCCTGAAAATCAGGGTTTTGAGAGAGCTGAACTTACAGAATCAGGTGCAGTATCAGTAAAAACGGGAATTTTTACTGGCCGTTCTCCTAAAGACAGGTATATAGTTCAGGATGATGTTACAAGAGACACAATTTTCTGGGATGGTAAAGTAAACCTACCTACGACACCGGAAATCTTCCAGTCTTGTAAAGAATTAGTGCTAGACCAACTTTCTTCTTCTAAGAAAATTTATGTTGTAGATGCTTTTTGTGGGACAAATGCAGATACCAGACTTAAAGTAAGATTCATTGTAGAAGTTGCATGGCAGGCGCATTTCGTTACTAATATGTTCATCCGTCCATCTCATTACGAGCTGGAACACTTTGGAGAACCAGATTTCACTGTAGTGAATGGTTCTAAAACGACGAATCCAAATTGGGAAGCACAAGGATTGCATTCTGAAAATTTTGTAATGTTTAATCTTACTGAGAAATTGCAAATTATTGGTGGTACCTGGTATGGAGGAGAAATGAAAAAAGGAATGTTTGCAATGATGAATTACTACCTTCCATTGAAAGGTATGGCATCAATGCACTGTTCTGCTAACGTGGGTGAAGAAGGAGATGTTGCTCTATTCTTCGGCCTTTCCGGAACAGGAAAAACAACATTGTCTGCAGATCCGAAAAGATATCTTATTGGTGATGACGAGCACGGTTGGGACCATAACGGGGTATTCAACTATGAAGGAGGATGTTACGCTAAAGTAATTGATTTATCAGAAGAAAAAGAACCAGATATCTTCAGAGCAATAAAAAGAGATGCACTTCTTGAAAATGTTGTTGTGAATGATGGAATTGCTGATTATACAGACGGATCTATCACTGAAAATACCAGAGTTTCTTATCCAATCTATCATATTAATAAAATTGTTTTGCCTTCAAAAGCAGGACATGCTAAGAAGATTGTTTATCTTTCTGCGGATGCCTTCGGCGTATTGCCTCCGGTTTCTATTTTAGATGAAAATCAGGCTCAATACCATTTCTTATGTGGATATACTTCTAAATTGGCAGGAACTGAAAGAGGAATTACTTCTCCTCAACCATCATTCTCGCCAGCATTTGGTGAAGCTTTCCTTACATTACATCCAACAATGTATTCAAAAACATTAATTGGTAAAATGAAAGAACACGGTGCTAAAGCTTATTTAGTGAATACAGGTTGGAATGGTACCGGAAAAAGAATTTCTTTGAAGGATACAAGAGCAATTATCGATGCCATCATTGATGGATCAATAGAAAAGGCTCCTAAAACAAAAGTTCCGATCATGAATTTAGAAATTCCAACTTCATTACCGAATGTTTCTGAAGGGATTTTAGATCCTAGAAATACCTATAATGAAGTTTCTGAATGGGAAGAAAAAGCTAAAGATTTAGCTTCAAGATACATCAAAAACTTTGAACAGTATTGTAATACTGAGGAAGGGAAAAAACTAATTCCTTCAGGTCCTCAACTACAAGAACAAACAATATAA